One Cellulosimicrobium protaetiae genomic region harbors:
- a CDS encoding xylulokinase encodes MVQQDEVGRRRAAVVAGETALGIELGSTRIKACLVDAEGTPLASGSHAWENAYEDGTWTYSLDAVEAGLRDCYARLVDDAEERYGVRPTTYGALGVSAMMHGYLAFDAAGELLVPFRTWRNTSTGPAAAELTDLLGYNVPLRWSVAHWYQAILDAEPHAVEVASLTTLAGYVHRRLTGRHVLGVGDASGMFPVDPATRDYDHALLARVDERAAAHRDGPKLAELLPDVLVAGDDAGRLTEEGAAWLDPSGALTPGVLLCPPEGDAGTGMVATNAVAPRTGNVSAGTSIFAMVVLEGPLAGVHHELDLVTTPAGDLVAMVHCNNGASELDAWAGLLGELAAAVGAAAGQDEVFGALFHAALDGDADGGGLLAYNYLAGEPITGLDEGRPLVVRTPGSRLTLANFARTQVYGAFGTLALGMRVLAGEGVRLDGMLAHGGMFRTAGVAQRLLAAAIDAPVSVGRTAGEGGAWGIAVLAGFARDRASAGTASGSTDGAAHDLGAYLRDHVFASAAIETVDPDPDDVAGFAAYLERYAAGLAVERAAVTALPARTDGEDPA; translated from the coding sequence ATGGTGCAGCAGGACGAGGTCGGCCGCCGTCGGGCGGCCGTCGTGGCGGGGGAGACCGCGCTCGGGATCGAGCTCGGGTCGACGCGGATCAAGGCGTGCCTCGTGGACGCCGAGGGGACGCCGCTCGCGAGCGGGAGCCACGCGTGGGAGAACGCGTACGAGGACGGCACGTGGACGTACTCGCTCGACGCCGTCGAGGCCGGGCTGCGCGACTGCTACGCGCGCCTCGTCGACGACGCCGAGGAGCGGTACGGCGTGCGACCCACGACCTACGGCGCCCTGGGCGTCTCGGCGATGATGCACGGCTACCTCGCGTTCGACGCCGCCGGCGAGCTGCTCGTCCCGTTCCGCACGTGGCGCAACACCTCGACGGGCCCGGCGGCGGCCGAGCTCACCGACCTGCTCGGGTACAACGTCCCGCTGCGCTGGTCGGTCGCGCACTGGTACCAGGCCATCCTCGACGCCGAGCCGCACGCGGTGGAGGTCGCCTCGCTCACGACGCTCGCCGGGTACGTCCACCGGCGGCTCACCGGCCGCCACGTGCTCGGGGTGGGCGACGCGTCCGGCATGTTCCCGGTCGACCCCGCGACGCGCGACTACGACCACGCGCTCCTCGCGCGCGTCGACGAGCGCGCCGCGGCTCACCGCGACGGGCCGAAGCTCGCCGAGCTCCTGCCGGACGTGCTCGTCGCCGGCGACGACGCGGGCCGGCTCACGGAGGAGGGCGCGGCCTGGCTCGACCCCTCGGGCGCGCTGACCCCCGGCGTCCTGCTCTGCCCGCCCGAGGGCGACGCCGGCACGGGCATGGTCGCGACGAACGCCGTCGCGCCGCGCACGGGCAACGTCAGCGCGGGCACGAGCATCTTCGCGATGGTCGTGCTGGAGGGCCCGCTGGCCGGTGTGCACCACGAGCTCGACCTCGTGACGACGCCCGCGGGCGACCTCGTGGCGATGGTCCACTGCAACAACGGCGCGAGCGAGCTCGACGCGTGGGCCGGGCTCCTGGGGGAGCTCGCCGCGGCCGTGGGCGCCGCCGCGGGGCAGGACGAGGTCTTCGGCGCGCTCTTCCACGCCGCGCTGGACGGCGACGCCGACGGCGGCGGCCTGCTCGCCTACAACTACCTCGCCGGCGAGCCGATCACGGGCCTGGACGAGGGCCGGCCGCTCGTCGTGCGCACGCCCGGCAGCCGTCTCACGCTCGCCAACTTCGCCCGCACCCAGGTCTACGGCGCGTTCGGGACCCTCGCGCTCGGGATGCGAGTGCTGGCGGGCGAGGGCGTCCGGCTCGACGGGATGCTCGCGCACGGCGGCATGTTCCGCACGGCGGGCGTCGCGCAGCGGCTGCTCGCCGCCGCGATCGACGCGCCGGTGAGCGTCGGGCGCACGGCGGGGGAGGGCGGTGCGTGGGGCATCGCGGTCCTGGCCGGCTTCGCGCGCGACCGGGCGTCGGCGGGCACCGCGTCCGGGTCGACCGACGGCGCCGCCCACGACCTCGGCGCGTACCTGCGCGACCACGTGTTCGCGTCGGCGGCGATCGAGACCGTCGACCCCGACCCCGACGACGTCGCCGGCTTCGCGGCCTACCTCGAGCGCTACGCCGCGGGGCTCGCCGTCGAGCGTGCCGCCGTGACAGCGCTGCCCGCCCGTACCGATGGAGAGGACCCCGCATGA
- a CDS encoding LacI family DNA-binding transcriptional regulator — protein MSDVARLAGVSHQTVSRVLNDHPSVRPETRERVLDAIATLGYRRNSAARALVTMRSGTIGVVTTGSALYGPTSTLIAVEEAAREQGYFVSVATIRRYDADTMHRVLEHFMDQGVEGIVVIAPQTDVAAAVDSFRAPVPVIMIAARDLPGEGEAADVVRPASGALGAPGAILSIAVDQRLGARVATEHLLGLGHRTVLHLSGPLDWFDARERETGWRAALEEHGAPVPEPVRGDWSSDRGYAVGKELADAVRGGDGPTAVFAGNDQLALGLLRAFWERGVRVPTDVSVVGFDDVAGAGHFIPPLTTVRQPFGSLGRRCMAMMIDALAGATVRPVSIAPELMVRESTAAPRG, from the coding sequence ATGTCGGACGTCGCGCGGCTCGCGGGGGTGTCCCACCAGACGGTCTCGCGCGTGCTCAACGACCACCCGAGCGTGCGGCCCGAGACGCGCGAGCGCGTCCTCGACGCGATCGCCACCCTGGGCTACCGGCGCAACAGCGCGGCCCGTGCGCTCGTGACGATGCGCTCGGGGACGATCGGGGTCGTGACGACGGGGTCGGCGCTGTACGGACCGACCTCGACCCTGATCGCCGTCGAGGAGGCCGCTCGCGAGCAGGGGTACTTCGTGAGCGTCGCGACGATCCGGCGCTACGACGCCGACACGATGCACCGTGTGCTGGAGCACTTCATGGACCAGGGCGTCGAGGGCATCGTCGTCATCGCGCCGCAGACGGACGTCGCGGCCGCGGTCGACTCCTTCCGGGCCCCGGTGCCCGTCATCATGATCGCGGCGCGCGACCTGCCGGGGGAGGGCGAGGCGGCGGACGTCGTCCGGCCGGCCTCCGGAGCGCTGGGCGCGCCGGGGGCGATCCTCTCGATCGCCGTGGACCAGCGGCTGGGAGCCCGGGTCGCGACCGAGCACCTGCTCGGGCTCGGGCACCGGACGGTGCTCCACCTCTCCGGCCCGCTCGACTGGTTCGACGCGCGCGAGCGCGAGACGGGCTGGCGCGCGGCGCTCGAGGAGCACGGCGCACCGGTGCCCGAGCCCGTGCGCGGGGACTGGTCGTCGGACCGCGGCTACGCCGTCGGCAAGGAGCTCGCCGACGCCGTGCGTGGGGGCGACGGGCCGACCGCCGTCTTCGCGGGCAACGACCAGCTCGCGCTCGGCCTGCTCCGGGCCTTCTGGGAGCGGGGCGTGCGCGTCCCGACGGACGTGTCGGTGGTCGGGTTCGACGACGTCGCCGGCGCAGGGCACTTCATCCCGCCGCTGACGACCGTGCGGCAGCCGTTCGGGTCGCTGGGGCGACGGTGCATGGCGATGATGATCGACGCGCTCGCCGGCGCGACGGTCCGGCCGGTCTCGATCGCGCCGGAGCTCATGGTCCGGGAGAGCACGGCGGCACCGCGCGGCTGA
- the proC gene encoding pyrroline-5-carboxylate reductase: protein MTDLPTPPVPAEVPALAVLGTGTMGETVLAGALASGWRPDDVVATVRRPERGDELTARHGVRTTRDNVAAVRGAGIVVVAVKPKDVAALLDEVHDALGDGTVVVSVVVGLPTTFYEDRLPAGTAVVRVMPNTPSVVGAGVSAVSGGAAATDDDVALVERVLGATGLVVRVAEKDQDAVGALSGSGPAYVFYVIDALAEAGVLLGLTRATALELATATVHGAATMLRETGEHPAIAREKVSSPGGTTVAALRRLDAGGVRAAFLDAAEAARDRSVELAAALAAGPRPGSGDER from the coding sequence ATGACCGACCTGCCGACCCCGCCCGTGCCCGCCGAGGTGCCCGCGCTCGCCGTCCTCGGCACGGGCACCATGGGCGAGACCGTCCTCGCGGGAGCGCTCGCCTCCGGCTGGCGGCCCGACGACGTCGTCGCCACCGTCCGCCGGCCCGAACGGGGCGACGAGCTCACCGCACGGCACGGCGTCCGCACGACCCGGGACAACGTGGCGGCCGTCCGCGGCGCCGGGATCGTCGTCGTCGCGGTCAAGCCGAAGGACGTCGCCGCGCTGCTGGACGAGGTGCACGACGCGCTCGGTGACGGGACGGTGGTCGTGAGCGTCGTGGTCGGGCTCCCGACGACGTTCTACGAGGACCGACTGCCCGCGGGCACCGCCGTCGTGCGCGTCATGCCGAACACGCCGTCGGTCGTGGGGGCCGGGGTCAGCGCCGTGAGCGGCGGCGCTGCCGCGACCGACGACGACGTCGCGCTCGTCGAGCGGGTGCTCGGCGCGACGGGTCTCGTCGTGCGCGTCGCCGAGAAGGACCAGGACGCGGTCGGGGCGCTCTCGGGGTCGGGGCCGGCGTACGTGTTCTACGTGATCGACGCGCTCGCCGAGGCGGGGGTGCTGCTCGGCCTGACCCGTGCGACGGCGCTCGAGCTCGCGACCGCGACCGTGCACGGTGCGGCGACGATGCTGCGCGAGACGGGGGAGCACCCCGCGATCGCCCGCGAGAAGGTGTCCTCACCCGGCGGGACGACCGTCGCCGCGCTGCGCCGCCTCGACGCAGGTGGCGTGCGAGCGGCGTTCCTCGACGCGGCCGAGGCCGCGCGCGACCGGTCGGTCGAGCTCGCCGCCGCGCTCGCGGCCGGCCCGCGTCCGGGGTCGGGGGACGAGCGGTGA
- a CDS encoding potassium channel family protein, whose translation MSRLPHDSPWWTLVLTAASVTACLIVYYCVPLPADDAKPVVQVVVFGAGVVLLCALLALQVRRQLRAWETPSVRVQSVMGLLLPVVTFFALAYYLMADQFEGIENRTDALYFAVVTLGTVGYGDVHPVGEAAKVVVMVQIALDLVVVGVLVSIATSRARARAERHRRVADAHET comes from the coding sequence ATGAGCCGGCTCCCGCACGACAGCCCGTGGTGGACCCTCGTCCTCACGGCGGCGTCCGTCACCGCGTGCCTCATCGTCTACTACTGCGTGCCCCTGCCCGCGGACGACGCCAAGCCGGTCGTCCAGGTCGTCGTGTTCGGGGCGGGGGTCGTGCTGCTGTGCGCGCTGCTCGCGCTGCAGGTGCGACGCCAGCTCCGTGCGTGGGAGACGCCGAGCGTGCGGGTGCAGTCCGTGATGGGACTCCTGCTCCCCGTGGTCACGTTCTTCGCGCTCGCCTACTACCTCATGGCGGACCAGTTCGAGGGCATCGAGAACAGGACCGACGCCCTGTACTTCGCCGTCGTGACGCTCGGGACGGTCGGCTACGGCGACGTCCACCCGGTCGGTGAGGCCGCGAAGGTCGTGGTCATGGTGCAGATCGCGCTCGACCTGGTCGTCGTGGGCGTGCTCGTCTCGATCGCGACGTCGCGTGCCCGTGCCCGGGCGGAGCGCCACCGGCGGGTGGCCGACGCGCACGAGACGTGA